Proteins encoded together in one bacterium window:
- the bet gene encoding phage recombination protein Bet, whose amino-acid sequence MTPTTKPKPAPSKTNPDLQHIRAMAAPTATDEEFKTFMYLCNAYNLDPLKKEIYFIKYGGKSTIITSRDGYLKIANVNEHFDGLESDVVYQGDQLIKRDNGSLHITYGQEHLMFDKSKLTGAFCSVFRKDRQKATTVFVSIRDYYKKEAPIWQQYTNAMILKVAEAMALKRAFAISGLVTKEEIDDYKENAELDL is encoded by the coding sequence ATGACACCAACAACCAAACCAAAACCAGCACCATCAAAAACTAACCCCGACCTGCAGCACATCAGAGCCATGGCAGCGCCAACGGCAACGGACGAGGAATTTAAAACGTTCATGTACTTATGTAACGCCTACAACCTCGATCCACTCAAAAAAGAAATTTATTTCATAAAATATGGCGGCAAATCGACCATTATTACCAGCAGAGACGGCTACTTAAAAATAGCCAACGTAAATGAACATTTTGATGGACTTGAAAGCGATGTCGTGTATCAAGGCGACCAGCTAATCAAGCGCGACAACGGCAGCCTGCACATTACCTACGGCCAAGAACATTTGATGTTTGATAAGTCAAAATTGACCGGCGCCTTTTGTAGCGTTTTCCGCAAAGACCGCCAAAAAGCTACCACCGTTTTTGTCAGCATCAGGGATTATTACAAAAAAGAGGCGCCCATTTGGCAGCAGTATACCAACGCAATGATTCTCAAAGTTGCTGAAGCAATGGCACTCAAACGAGCCTTTGCCATCAGCGGGCTGGTAACCAAAGAAGAAATCGACGACTACAAAGAAAATGCTGAACTGGATTTATAA
- a CDS encoding ankyrin repeat domain-containing protein, whose amino-acid sequence MNIKNIALLALFLAFLTNTGQSTILHDAVQDNSLATVEALLKQLEIDINEADEYGQTALWWAAERNNPDIITYLLEKKATVDAPARDGSTPLHIAALEGNHEAVKLLLEDKAKPNLKDNKGNTPLHDAARGENWQYPSTDPEFKKCDSEKLEDYLKTISLLKKYGASTTIKNNKRLTPAEVAKKQQQKFYPENKVFSLADLIDTK is encoded by the coding sequence ATGAACATCAAAAACATTGCTTTGCTTGCCCTATTTTTAGCATTTTTAACCAACACCGGGCAATCAACCATTTTGCATGACGCAGTTCAAGACAACTCTCTTGCAACCGTTGAAGCATTACTTAAACAACTTGAAATCGATATTAATGAAGCTGATGAATATGGCCAAACCGCGTTATGGTGGGCAGCTGAAAGAAACAATCCCGATATCATAACTTACTTGCTCGAGAAAAAAGCCACGGTTGATGCACCGGCACGTGATGGTAGCACACCGTTGCACATCGCCGCTCTTGAAGGCAATCATGAGGCCGTCAAACTTTTGCTTGAAGATAAGGCCAAACCAAATCTTAAGGACAACAAAGGCAACACCCCACTTCATGACGCAGCTCGTGGCGAAAATTGGCAGTATCCGTCAACAGATCCAGAATTCAAGAAATGTGACTCAGAAAAGCTAGAAGACTATTTAAAAACAATTTCGTTATTAAAAAAATATGGCGCATCAACAACGATTAAAAACAATAAAAGGCTGACGCCGGCAGAAGTTGCCAAAAAGCAGCAACAGAAATTTTATCCAGAAAATAAAGTCTTTTCTTTGGCAGATCTCATCGACACAAAGTAA
- a CDS encoding DUF2608 domain-containing protein encodes MKKIVALTLGLVLTTTAIIFGPRYFQTPEEPCTFPQVYSINDIQDELAQADSSTFVFFDCDDTLITASDFLPRTFVLPLPLKILTLIKHPSLFLDPKAGENLFSIMLEKAPRKLTEPALADVIKKLHTQGAHVLGITGMETGKFGVIESMPAWRATMLKDFGIVLSNEFENITFDQLPRYRNNAPVLYNGLICCNQQAKGTLIGAFLDHFKLRPSTIVLVDDSHEELVSLQEECTRRHIKAICYHYKATSHAQHKPFRLWHALKQIDHLFEHHAWLADI; translated from the coding sequence ATGAAAAAGATTGTAGCTCTCACCCTTGGCCTAGTCCTTACCACCACTGCCATCATCTTCGGCCCTCGCTATTTTCAGACACCCGAAGAACCGTGCACTTTCCCACAAGTGTACTCAATCAATGACATCCAAGACGAGCTTGCCCAAGCAGATAGCTCAACGTTCGTGTTTTTTGACTGTGACGACACGCTCATCACCGCCAGCGACTTTCTGCCGCGCACCTTTGTTTTGCCGCTGCCATTAAAAATTTTGACACTCATTAAGCACCCAAGCTTGTTCCTTGACCCAAAGGCCGGAGAAAATTTATTTAGCATAATGCTCGAAAAAGCGCCACGCAAACTTACCGAGCCAGCTTTAGCCGACGTTATCAAAAAACTGCACACTCAGGGCGCTCACGTTCTTGGTATTACCGGCATGGAGACAGGAAAATTTGGCGTTATCGAAAGCATGCCGGCTTGGCGGGCAACTATGCTCAAAGATTTTGGTATTGTTTTGAGCAACGAATTTGAAAATATAACGTTCGATCAACTACCACGCTACCGCAACAACGCTCCCGTTTTGTACAACGGCCTGATTTGTTGCAACCAACAAGCAAAAGGAACATTGATTGGGGCATTTTTAGATCATTTTAAACTTAGGCCAAGCACTATCGTTTTAGTCGACGATTCACACGAAGAGCTGGTATCACTGCAAGAAGAATGCACCAGGCGCCATATCAAAGCAATCTGTTACCACTACAAAGCCACCTCGCACGCGCAGCACAAACCATTTAGGCTTTGGCACGCACTCAAACAAATTGACCATTTATTTGAACATCATGCCTGGCTTGCCGATATCTAA
- a CDS encoding GNAT family N-acetyltransferase produces the protein MQDAIGIIQLPPDSWQVYRELRLEALQNDPQAFGGSYEEEINLTPTNWQNRLKSMWFAWTDNQIIGMIGLVQNKEMGIKHYAFLVSLWVKPAYRRQGIGALLIKHVQKDAPTKQLRKILLHVTKTQPGALRLYETVGFKKVGTLKENLFKDNRYLDQDLMEWHVSQ, from the coding sequence ATGCAAGACGCTATTGGCATTATTCAACTACCACCTGATTCATGGCAGGTATACCGCGAGCTGCGGCTTGAAGCCCTACAAAACGATCCTCAGGCCTTTGGTGGAAGCTATGAAGAAGAAATTAATTTAACGCCAACTAATTGGCAAAATCGACTTAAATCAATGTGGTTTGCATGGACAGATAACCAAATCATTGGCATGATCGGCCTTGTGCAAAACAAAGAAATGGGAATAAAGCATTATGCTTTTCTTGTTTCATTGTGGGTTAAACCGGCCTACCGTCGACAAGGAATTGGCGCCCTTCTCATAAAACATGTTCAAAAAGATGCCCCCACCAAACAATTACGCAAAATTTTGTTACATGTCACCAAAACGCAACCAGGCGCCCTGCGGTTGTATGAAACTGTTGGTTTTAAAAAAGTTGGCACACTAAAAGAAAATCTTTTCAAAGATAACCGCTACCTCGACCAGGACTTGATGGAATGGCATGTGTCCCAATAA
- a CDS encoding DUF2442 domain-containing protein translates to MAKKLKKPGKSTSIAEVQNISNHGIWILIDDREFFLSFAQYPWFQKATVDQIYDMHFYHEKHLHWPSLDVDLEVESLKYPDAYPLIYK, encoded by the coding sequence ATGGCAAAGAAATTGAAAAAGCCTGGAAAAAGCACTTCAATTGCTGAAGTCCAAAATATATCTAACCACGGTATTTGGATTTTAATTGATGACAGGGAGTTTTTTTTATCCTTTGCTCAATATCCATGGTTCCAAAAAGCAACAGTCGACCAAATTTATGATATGCACTTTTATCATGAAAAACATTTACATTGGCCATCATTAGATGTTGATCTTGAAGTTGAATCATTAAAATATCCCGATGCTTATCCCTTAATTTATAAATAA
- a CDS encoding DUF4160 domain-containing protein: MSPTVFRYKNFRFFFFSREESRMHIHISSPHGEAKFWIKPVIALADYSGFSDRQLKDLERIVEEHGKEIEKAWKKHFNC; the protein is encoded by the coding sequence ATGAGTCCAACGGTTTTTAGATATAAAAATTTTAGATTCTTTTTCTTTTCTCGAGAAGAATCTCGTATGCACATACACATATCATCGCCACATGGGGAAGCAAAATTTTGGATCAAACCTGTAATAGCACTGGCTGATTACAGCGGCTTCTCCGACCGTCAACTTAAAGATCTCGAAAGGATTGTTGAGGAACATGGCAAAGAAATTGAAAAAGCCTGGAAAAAGCACTTCAATTGCTGA
- the arfB gene encoding aminoacyl-tRNA hydrolase has translation MNDGLPVKNGIVIPLNELEITTSRAGGPGGQHVNKTSTRITVRWHVPTTIALNDEQKARVMQNLQARLTIDGDLLVHNSASRSQQTNKEEALKQLAQLVRKALYVPKKRIATKVSTGAKEKRLKVKAHKSTIKKMRSKRITEE, from the coding sequence ATGAACGATGGATTACCGGTAAAAAATGGGATAGTGATACCGCTCAACGAATTAGAAATTACCACGAGCAGAGCGGGTGGACCAGGTGGGCAGCATGTCAATAAAACTAGCACGCGCATAACCGTGCGCTGGCACGTGCCAACCACAATTGCCCTGAACGATGAACAAAAAGCTCGTGTGATGCAAAATTTACAAGCGCGCTTAACCATTGATGGAGATTTGTTAGTGCACAACAGCGCCTCGCGTAGTCAACAAACAAACAAAGAAGAGGCGCTCAAGCAGTTGGCTCAGTTGGTGCGCAAGGCGTTGTATGTTCCCAAAAAACGTATAGCTACTAAAGTTTCGACTGGGGCAAAAGAGAAGCGTTTGAAAGTAAAAGCACACAAAAGTACGATTAAGAAAATGAGAAGCAAGAGGATTACTGAAGAGTAA
- the rplS gene encoding 50S ribosomal protein L19 has product MKANHLTKETIVDYGTQNRNFPEFRIGDTIEVAQKVTEGAKSRIQMFQGIVIMQHSNGMATTFTVRKIAANNIGVERIFPYYSENITDITVIKRGKVRRAKLTYLRDRVGRATNVKELILTKEEKAAITARDAAARETHATTEDTNVTE; this is encoded by the coding sequence ATGAAAGCAAACCATTTAACCAAAGAAACTATCGTCGATTATGGTACTCAAAACCGTAATTTTCCTGAGTTTAGAATTGGTGATACTATCGAAGTAGCACAGAAAGTAACTGAAGGCGCCAAATCGCGTATTCAAATGTTTCAAGGCATCGTTATTATGCAACACAGCAACGGTATGGCTACAACCTTTACCGTACGCAAAATTGCTGCTAACAACATTGGCGTTGAGCGTATTTTCCCTTACTACTCAGAAAATATTACTGACATTACCGTTATTAAACGTGGTAAAGTGCGTCGCGCTAAACTCACCTATCTTCGTGATCGTGTTGGTCGCGCAACAAACGTTAAAGAATTGATTCTTACCAAAGAAGAAAAAGCAGCAATCACCGCTCGCGATGCAGCAGCGCGTGAAACACATGCAACAACAGAAGACACCAACGTAACCGAGTAA
- the trmD gene encoding tRNA (guanosine(37)-N1)-methyltransferase TrmD, with translation MNISILTVFPELYEAFISSSIIARSVEKGLVSFNLVRFSDLVSPKVRIDSPTCGSGAGMLLKPDVIEKALSACQEKWGVGTVIFFSPQGTTLNQRILEQFAARHCHNTQNADDTIESTPGSNKKNHLILVCARYEGIDTRVEHAYANYVFSVGDYVLMGGDIPAQVFLEGLLRLIPGVVGKQESVEDDSFSGPLLDYPEYTHPIEWNGEKIPEIVTSGNHGALATWRTEQACKKTVRQRFDWFRQQQPEKKYRDCAKKFIPNHYVAVMHTQIVLKGGTIGQSSVASLDIHDIARTARTYGIENFFIVCPLIDQQKIIATFFDFWLSKAGQEYNITRYDAIKAVRPVNELHEVLAYIEEKEGKKPLIITTSARGYENIETIDYFSQQEVWEQVRPVLLIFGTGQGLASEILEQSDYILLPVEGLGDYNHLSVRSAVSIILDRWLGLQPKLNKLKPAK, from the coding sequence ATGAACATATCTATTTTAACGGTATTTCCTGAACTTTACGAAGCCTTTATCTCCTCCAGCATTATTGCTCGGTCGGTAGAAAAAGGCCTCGTTTCATTTAATCTAGTTCGCTTTTCAGATTTGGTTTCACCAAAAGTACGTATCGATTCACCAACCTGTGGTTCTGGCGCAGGCATGCTGCTTAAGCCAGATGTTATCGAAAAGGCTTTGAGTGCCTGCCAAGAAAAGTGGGGCGTGGGTACCGTTATTTTTTTTTCTCCGCAAGGCACTACGCTTAACCAACGCATTCTTGAACAATTTGCAGCTCGGCATTGTCATAATACTCAGAACGCTGACGACACTATCGAAAGCACACCAGGCTCGAATAAAAAAAACCATCTCATTTTAGTATGCGCACGCTACGAGGGAATTGATACTCGCGTAGAACATGCTTATGCCAATTACGTCTTTTCAGTTGGCGACTATGTGTTGATGGGCGGCGATATTCCAGCACAAGTTTTTCTTGAAGGACTCCTGCGCCTCATTCCTGGCGTTGTAGGCAAGCAAGAATCGGTTGAGGATGATTCGTTTAGTGGGCCACTACTTGACTATCCAGAATACACCCACCCAATCGAATGGAACGGAGAAAAAATACCGGAAATTGTAACATCGGGCAACCACGGAGCTCTTGCAACATGGCGCACCGAACAAGCATGTAAAAAGACGGTACGACAACGCTTTGACTGGTTTCGCCAACAACAGCCTGAAAAGAAATACCGCGACTGCGCCAAAAAATTTATTCCTAATCATTACGTAGCAGTCATGCACACGCAAATCGTTCTCAAGGGAGGAACAATTGGCCAAAGTTCAGTAGCGTCGCTTGATATTCACGACATCGCCCGCACCGCACGAACCTATGGCATTGAAAACTTTTTTATTGTCTGCCCATTAATTGATCAGCAAAAAATCATTGCCACATTTTTTGATTTTTGGCTTTCAAAAGCAGGCCAAGAATATAACATAACACGTTACGACGCCATCAAGGCGGTACGACCAGTGAATGAGCTGCATGAAGTATTGGCATACATTGAAGAAAAAGAAGGTAAAAAACCTTTGATTATTACCACCTCGGCACGTGGTTACGAAAACATTGAAACCATCGATTATTTCAGCCAACAAGAAGTATGGGAACAAGTACGCCCGGTTCTCCTTATTTTTGGCACCGGACAAGGCTTGGCATCAGAAATTTTAGAACAAAGTGATTATATCTTATTGCCCGTTGAAGGCTTGGGAGACTATAACCATTTGTCGGTCCGATCGGCTGTTTCGATTATTCTTGACCGATGGCTAGGCCTACAACCAAAGCTTAATAAGCTAAAACCAGCAAAATAG
- a CDS encoding KH domain-containing protein yields the protein MLKELVEHIVKKLVDRPESVVVSEVSGEQAIIIELRVAPEDLGKVIGKEGRTARSIRTLVHAAASKEHKRAVLEILE from the coding sequence ATGCTCAAAGAACTTGTTGAACACATTGTGAAAAAGCTTGTTGACCGTCCAGAAAGCGTTGTTGTTTCTGAAGTTAGCGGTGAGCAGGCAATCATTATTGAACTTCGTGTCGCTCCAGAAGATCTTGGAAAAGTTATTGGTAAAGAAGGCAGAACTGCCCGTTCAATCCGCACACTGGTACATGCAGCAGCATCAAAAGAACATAAGCGCGCTGTACTTGAAATCCTTGAGTAA
- the rpsP gene encoding 30S ribosomal protein S16, with product MAVRIRLSRLGRKHRPYWRIVAVDSRDKRDGACLENLGTYDSLNHQLIQIKMDRIQDWVSKGAQCSETVTKLMKTQK from the coding sequence ATGGCAGTTAGAATTCGCTTGAGCCGTTTAGGAAGAAAACATAGACCTTACTGGCGCATTGTAGCCGTAGACTCGCGAGATAAGCGTGACGGTGCTTGTTTAGAAAACCTTGGAACATATGATTCATTGAATCATCAGTTGATTCAAATCAAAATGGATCGTATTCAAGATTGGGTTTCTAAAGGAGCTCAATGTTCTGAAACAGTTACCAAACTGATGAAGACCCAAAAGTAA
- the ffh gene encoding signal recognition particle protein, with product MKHSLQLVKTGLAMFEFLSQKFSGVLGWLKDRGRLTEENIQEALNQVRDALLDADVPLDIIQTFLQQVKEEAVGLKTSTALNPGQQMIKIVHDKVLEFLGGKNVIAGVSFQIPSVIMVMGLQGSGKTTSIAKVVQWILEQAKSRSKTRRILVASVDFYRPAAVEQLKILAKTVGVDFYQATNADPVKAAQEINTYFKNNRYELLFLDTAGRLHVDSSMMQELKAINHALAPKYKFLVLDAMTGQESLKVAQSFNEAVGFDSAIMTKMDSDTRGGAAFAFKFALKKPITFVGAGEKIEDLENFIPERITSRMLGMGDIMTLIEKASQTINEQEQESISRRFMSGNFSLKDFAEQMDMINKLGSLQKLMRYLPGMGSVSPEMMDKGQVEMKRFRAIISSMTKKEQCLPHIIDASRKKRIAQGSGVSVQDVNQLLQRFEQSKQFVKIFKKDSNFRRFFR from the coding sequence TTGAAGCATTCATTACAGTTAGTAAAAACAGGGTTAGCAATGTTTGAATTCTTATCACAAAAATTTTCAGGGGTCTTGGGCTGGCTCAAAGACCGTGGCCGCTTGACCGAAGAAAACATCCAAGAAGCCCTTAATCAAGTACGAGACGCCCTTCTGGATGCCGACGTACCACTGGATATCATCCAAACCTTCTTGCAACAAGTTAAAGAAGAAGCCGTTGGTCTTAAAACGTCAACTGCTTTAAACCCTGGCCAGCAAATGATCAAAATTGTCCACGACAAGGTACTTGAGTTTCTTGGTGGCAAAAATGTCATTGCCGGCGTCAGCTTTCAAATTCCGTCAGTCATTATGGTAATGGGCCTACAAGGTTCTGGAAAAACTACCAGCATCGCAAAAGTTGTCCAGTGGATCCTTGAGCAAGCAAAAAGCCGTAGCAAAACAAGAAGAATCCTTGTCGCATCGGTCGACTTTTACCGCCCTGCCGCTGTTGAACAATTAAAAATTTTAGCAAAGACCGTCGGTGTCGATTTTTATCAAGCAACCAACGCCGACCCGGTTAAAGCTGCACAAGAAATTAATACCTATTTCAAAAACAATCGCTACGAGCTGCTCTTTTTGGATACAGCAGGACGCTTACACGTCGACAGCAGCATGATGCAAGAACTCAAGGCCATTAACCATGCATTGGCACCAAAATATAAATTTCTTGTCCTTGATGCCATGACCGGCCAAGAATCACTCAAAGTCGCCCAAAGCTTTAACGAAGCGGTAGGTTTTGACTCCGCAATCATGACCAAAATGGATTCAGATACCCGCGGTGGCGCAGCGTTTGCTTTTAAATTTGCGTTAAAAAAGCCAATTACGTTTGTAGGGGCTGGTGAAAAAATAGAAGATTTAGAAAATTTCATTCCAGAACGCATAACATCGCGCATGTTGGGCATGGGCGACATTATGACGCTCATCGAAAAAGCATCCCAAACGATCAATGAACAAGAACAAGAATCGATCAGCAGACGATTTATGAGCGGCAACTTCTCCCTCAAAGACTTTGCTGAACAGATGGACATGATCAACAAATTAGGCTCTTTGCAAAAACTTATGCGCTACCTTCCCGGCATGGGATCGGTCTCTCCTGAAATGATGGATAAAGGCCAGGTAGAAATGAAAAGATTTAGAGCGATTATTAGCTCAATGACTAAAAAAGAACAGTGTTTACCCCATATTATTGATGCCTCGCGCAAAAAGCGTATTGCTCAGGGATCTGGTGTTTCTGTGCAGGATGTCAATCAATTACTCCAAAGATTTGAACAAAGTAAACAATTTGTGAAAATTTTTAAGAAAGACAGTAATTTTAGAAGATTTTTTAGATAA
- a CDS encoding rhodanese-related sulfurtransferase — translation MKKILLYYKYVEIVEPQLIVKWQQELCQSLGLKGRILIAHEGINGTLEGLADATQQYIKAMNEAPLFTNIDFKESDGEDGVAYFPRLRVALRDEIVGLGGKAQEVTVESTGQHLTPEQAHELMANPPKDLVILDTRNDYESRVGTFKNAIIPDIRNFRDFPDYIDQHLDEFKDKEVLMFCTGGVRCERATAYLNVKGVARNVMQIEGGIHRYVEKFPDGFFRGKNYVFDNRVTVKVNDDILGSCDLCGVSCDEYTNCLNASCNKLFISCTPCLKKIENACSDACLQLIKEHKVALRPPVKTLIQRNRCFE, via the coding sequence ATGAAAAAAATTTTGCTGTACTACAAATATGTTGAAATTGTTGAGCCTCAGCTGATTGTTAAGTGGCAGCAAGAGCTGTGCCAAAGCTTGGGACTTAAGGGCCGTATTTTGATTGCGCATGAAGGTATAAATGGGACGCTTGAAGGTTTGGCTGATGCAACGCAACAATATATTAAAGCTATGAATGAAGCGCCGCTTTTTACCAATATTGATTTTAAGGAAAGTGACGGCGAAGATGGTGTTGCTTACTTTCCGCGGTTACGTGTAGCATTGCGCGATGAAATTGTGGGTCTTGGGGGAAAGGCGCAGGAAGTGACGGTTGAGAGCACCGGGCAACATTTAACGCCAGAACAAGCGCATGAGTTGATGGCGAACCCTCCCAAAGATTTAGTAATTCTTGATACGCGTAATGATTATGAATCGCGTGTTGGTACGTTTAAAAATGCCATCATTCCTGACATTAGAAATTTTCGTGATTTTCCAGACTACATCGACCAGCATCTTGACGAATTTAAAGATAAGGAAGTGTTGATGTTTTGCACAGGCGGCGTTCGTTGTGAGCGGGCAACTGCCTATCTCAATGTCAAAGGGGTAGCGCGCAATGTCATGCAGATCGAAGGCGGCATTCATCGCTATGTTGAAAAATTTCCTGACGGCTTCTTTCGCGGCAAAAATTATGTTTTTGATAATCGCGTGACCGTGAAAGTTAACGACGATATTTTAGGTTCGTGCGATTTGTGCGGTGTTTCGTGCGATGAGTATACGAATTGCTTAAATGCTTCATGCAATAAGCTTTTTATTTCATGTACGCCATGTCTTAAAAAAATTGAAAATGCTTGCAGTGATGCGTGCTTACAGTTAATTAAAGAACATAAAGTTGCTTTGCGACCGCCGGTAAAAACACTTATCCAGCGCAATCGTTGCTTTGAATAA
- a CDS encoding cyclase family protein, with product MQIIDISWPITPDMTSYKNSKPATFTWNKNFPNDSVRDSSITFNTHTGTHVDAPSHFLEHGGMIETIKLERLVGPCRVIDLCHVAEKIMPADLELHNLLPNERILLKTTNSSHTPTELFDTTFVYVGQEAAQFLANKKVWCVGIDYLGIERNQPHHATHDILFKGGVVIIEGVRLGNVNGESYDLHCLPLAINGLEAAPARAVLIKN from the coding sequence ATGCAGATTATTGATATAAGCTGGCCAATAACCCCAGACATGACTAGCTACAAAAACAGCAAGCCAGCAACTTTTACATGGAACAAAAATTTTCCAAACGACAGCGTGCGCGATTCAAGTATCACATTCAATACCCACACCGGCACTCACGTTGACGCTCCATCACACTTTTTAGAACATGGCGGAATGATCGAAACAATTAAACTTGAACGATTAGTTGGACCATGCCGCGTTATAGATCTTTGCCATGTCGCTGAAAAAATTATGCCTGCAGATTTAGAACTACACAATCTGCTGCCAAACGAACGCATCTTACTCAAAACAACCAACAGCAGCCACACGCCAACAGAACTTTTTGATACAACGTTTGTGTACGTTGGACAGGAAGCAGCACAATTTTTAGCCAACAAAAAAGTTTGGTGCGTTGGTATTGATTATCTTGGGATTGAACGCAATCAGCCCCATCATGCAACGCATGATATCTTATTCAAAGGCGGCGTTGTGATTATTGAAGGCGTACGTCTTGGTAATGTTAATGGAGAATCTTACGACCTACATTGCCTTCCGCTAGCAATCAACGGCCTTGAAGCAGCACCGGCACGCGCGGTACTCATTAAAAATTAA
- the gnd gene encoding decarboxylating 6-phosphogluconate dehydrogenase, giving the protein MNIGIVGLGRMGQGIAARLIDNNHTVFGFDPTPQAQHDAQKIGVTLASSLDLLAKKVRVFWLMIPAGALIDTTIEQLLPHLQPNDILVDGGNSWFKDSQRRAALLAEKNIHFLDCGTSGGLAGREQGYSLMIGGKQEIFEQLESVFSALAAPNGYGYVGPAGAGHYVKMVHNGIEYSLLQAYAEGFHLLKQGSYPHLDLEKISHIWLNGSIVRSWILQLANNVFTRDQKLETIAGEIGENQTGRWTLDEAQQHNVPMAMLKDALDIRTWSRETGGNYGTKVVAMLRNEFGGHTVKEKE; this is encoded by the coding sequence ATGAACATAGGCATTGTTGGCTTAGGCCGCATGGGGCAAGGAATTGCCGCCAGACTGATCGACAACAATCATACCGTATTTGGCTTTGATCCAACACCACAAGCACAGCACGACGCACAAAAAATTGGCGTCACACTTGCCAGTAGCCTTGACCTGCTTGCAAAAAAAGTACGCGTTTTTTGGTTGATGATACCAGCTGGCGCCCTTATTGATACAACGATTGAACAATTGCTGCCCCATCTGCAACCAAACGATATTCTCGTTGACGGTGGCAATAGCTGGTTTAAAGATTCGCAACGCCGCGCGGCTTTGTTGGCTGAAAAAAATATTCATTTTCTTGATTGCGGTACTTCGGGAGGCTTGGCGGGACGCGAACAGGGTTACTCACTCATGATTGGCGGCAAACAAGAAATTTTTGAACAACTCGAATCGGTTTTTTCTGCATTAGCCGCACCAAACGGTTACGGTTATGTTGGACCAGCTGGTGCCGGGCATTATGTAAAAATGGTGCACAACGGCATTGAATATTCGCTGTTGCAAGCATATGCTGAAGGTTTTCATTTGCTCAAACAAGGCAGCTACCCCCATCTTGATCTTGAAAAAATTTCACACATTTGGCTCAACGGCTCAATCGTCCGTTCATGGATCTTACAACTTGCCAACAACGTTTTTACGCGCGATCAAAAACTTGAAACTATTGCGGGCGAAATTGGCGAAAACCAAACCGGCCGCTGGACGCTTGATGAAGCACAACAACACAACGTGCCCATGGCCATGCTCAAAGACGCACTCGATATCCGTACGTGGTCACGTGAAACAGGCGGCAATTATGGAACCAAAGTGGTAGCAATGCTGCGCAATGAATTTGGCGGGCACACCGTAAAAGAGAAAGAATAA